The Desulfobacteraceae bacterium genome window below encodes:
- a CDS encoding hydrogenase iron-sulfur subunit: MAGSMRLNYPTNVKIIRVPCTGKVDTIHMLRAFEKGADGVCVIGCMEGDCHYNSGNFRARKRVAQVSQLLEQIGIGGQRVQMFNLSSGEGPRFAQYAVEMTERVTALGPNPIKLARKPAAA, encoded by the coding sequence CTGGCAGGTTCGATGCGACTGAATTACCCCACCAACGTGAAGATCATCCGGGTGCCCTGCACCGGCAAGGTGGATACGATCCACATGCTGCGGGCCTTTGAGAAGGGGGCCGACGGGGTCTGCGTGATCGGCTGCATGGAGGGCGACTGCCACTACAACAGCGGCAACTTCAGGGCCCGCAAGCGGGTGGCGCAGGTCAGCCAGCTCCTGGAGCAGATCGGGATCGGCGGGCAGCGGGTGCAGATGTTCAACCTGTCTTCGGGCGAAGGCCCGCGCTTTGCCCAGTACGCCGTCGAAATGACCGAGCGTGTGACCGCACTGGGGCCCAACCCCATCAAGCTGGCCCGCAAGCCCGCCGCCGCCTGA